From a region of the Tamandua tetradactyla isolate mTamTet1 chromosome 10, mTamTet1.pri, whole genome shotgun sequence genome:
- the LOC143648711 gene encoding uncharacterized protein LOC143648711 isoform X2 has translation MFSCCLPVGRGRGLRRPHGDSLLRRCRRWLSSCPRNLWPCTRGTHRTSTRKRGPELDDYDFYTIPVTTRPVDHTNSSAQRRLQCEDDSVDHLEESNLVQAIHRACCWRT, from the exons ATGTTCTCCTGTTGTCTACCTGTGGGCAGAGGCCGTGGCCTCAGGAGACCCCATGGGGACAGCCTCCTCCGACGCTGCAGGCGCTGGCTCAGCTCCTGCCCTCGAAACCTCTGGCCTTGTACCAGGGGGACCCACCGG ACCTCCACCAGGAAGAGGGGCCCAGAACTGGATGATTATGACTTCTACACCATCCCTGTGACCACAAGACCTGTGGACCACACCAACAGCAGTGCCCAGAGGAGACTGCAG TGTGAAGATGACTCTGTTGACCACCTGGAGGAGTCAAACCTGGTTCAGGCCATCCACAGGGCCTGTTGCTGGAGAACCTGA
- the LOC143648711 gene encoding uncharacterized protein LOC143648711 isoform X1, producing the protein MFSCCLPVGRGRGLRRPHGDSLLRRCRRWLSSCPRNLWPCTRGTHRTSTRKRGPELDDYDFYTIPVTTRPVDHTNSSAQRRLQGDENIGTNVEETRPVNNLQRASWGKRTEDLQVPLQMHREPCVLANILGNGGYIPATNRSWTRWRPV; encoded by the exons ATGTTCTCCTGTTGTCTACCTGTGGGCAGAGGCCGTGGCCTCAGGAGACCCCATGGGGACAGCCTCCTCCGACGCTGCAGGCGCTGGCTCAGCTCCTGCCCTCGAAACCTCTGGCCTTGTACCAGGGGGACCCACCGG ACCTCCACCAGGAAGAGGGGCCCAGAACTGGATGATTATGACTTCTACACCATCCCTGTGACCACAAGACCTGTGGACCACACCAACAGCAGTGCCCAGAGGAGACTGCAG GGTGATGAAAACATTGGTACGAATGTGGAGGAGACCAGACCAGTAAACAACCTCCAGAGGGCCAGCTGGGGAAAGAGGACCGAGGATCTCCAGGTGCCTCTTCAGATGCACAGGGAACCCTGTGTGTTGGCCAACATCCTGGGGAATGGCGGATACATACCCGCCACCAACAGGTCCTGGACCAGATGGCGACCAG TGTGA